Genomic window (Candidatus Omnitrophota bacterium):
AGCTTTTCGAAAATATTCCGCGGGTGAAAAATACTTTGCAGACATTATGCGACGTCGGCTTAGGCTATATCAAGCTCGGACAAGCCGCCACCACGCTTTCCGGCGGAGAAGCCCAGCGCGTTAAACTTGCCAGCGAACTATGCAAATTCGCCACCGGAAAAACACTTTATATCTTAGACGAGCCGACTACGGGATTGCATTTTGCCGATGTGGATAAATTGCTGGGCGTTTTACAACGCTTGGTTGACCGCGGCAATACGGTGATCGTCATTGAACATAATTTGGAAGTCATTAAAACCGCCGATTACATCCTTGACCTAGGCCCGGACGGGGGAGATAAGGGCGGCGAAATTGTTTTTGCCGGCTCACCGGAAGAATTGATCAAATGCCCATCGTCTTACACCGGACAATACCTGAAAGATTTTTTACGCGCCAGCCATCAGCAAAAACCCGCGGGAAACTAACCACCCCTTAAATTGCAAAAACCGCCAAACCTGTTATAATGTTGGCTATGAAATTAAGAAAATTTTTTATTTTTATCGCGCTTATCTGCGTTTTTAGCGCTGCGACCTTTGCTTACGGCGAAAATGAATCCAACGAACTTCTGATGGTCGCTCAAAAGGCATTTGACGACGGATTTTATGATGTCGCTATCCGCTACGCCGAACAATTCCTAGAAAAATATCCGCAAGACACCAAGCGCACCCAAGTTAGGCTTCTTTTAGGCCAATGTCATTTTTTTAAAAGCCAATATTTAAAAGCCTTTGAAGTTTTCCAAGGCCTCCTACAGACAGTGGAGATGAAAGATACGACACTTTACTGGCTGGGCGAAACCTACCTCAAAGGCTCCGATTACGATCAGGCCATCGCGCAATATCAGCAGATCATCAGCTCCTATCCGGAATCTTTGTATTTCGCGCAAGCGCATTATTCGCTGGCTTGGGCTTTGTTTGAAAAAAAAGATTACGCGAAAGCTAAGGAAGCATTTGGTGTATTCCTGCAGAAATTTCCAACGAACGAATTATCGGAAGATGCTTTATTTAAACTAGGCGAATGTTCCTATAATGAGCGCGCTTATGAAGAGGTCATCAAACAGTTCCAGGATTATGTCATCAAATTCCAGAATTCTAAACGCCACGACCAGGCTTATTTTTACGTCGGAGAATCTTATTTTTACTTAGATAAGCTCATTGATGCCATCGGTTATTATTCCAAGGCTGTTGACATTGCCTCCAGCGATAAGATCCGCTTAATGTCAAAGATCAGTATCGCCTGGAGCTATTTGAAGCTGAGCGAATTCGAAAAGTCGGCGCAATTTTTTGATGAAGCGCAAAAACTATCGGCCGAAAAAAATCTTCCTTCCGATGAAATTTATTTAGGGCAGGCTAATCTTTATTTGGAAATGAAAGATTATCCCAAAGCCCTTGCGGCCTATGATGAACTTTTAAAACGTTCGCCACAAACAACACGGCTGGCCGAGATCTATTTAGGAAAAGCCAATGTTTATTACCTGACCGAAGACTACGAGAAAGCTTTGAATTCTTATAATCTGATTCTTACGCAGTTCGCGCAAAATCCGGACGCTTCCGAACTTTTAGAGAAAGCACGGTTTGGGTTGGGTTGGACTTATCTTAAAATGGATGAAACCGATCTGGCCATCAAGAACTTTAATGACATCATCGATCAATCCGGCAGCAAAATTACCAAGGTCAGCGCCTTAACACAAATAGGCGATATTTATCAGGATATCGGTAAGATCGACGATGCCATCATAACCTACGACAAGGTATTAACTGAATTCCCCAACAGCCTTTACACCGATTATGTTCAGTACCGCCAAGGCATCGCGCTTTTAAAACAGAATAAAACCGAAGCGGCGACCATTGCCTTTCAAAGCCTGCAGACAAATTTTCCGCAAAGCAAATACTTAAGCGACGTCAAATACTATCTGGGCGTCGCCTATTTTAAAAAAGGGGATTGGGCCAACGCCAAAGACCATTTCATCACCTTTATTGACGAACTTCCTAAAACGAACGAATTCCAAGGCGACGCCCATTATCTTTTAGCTTTATCGTATTTCAACCTAAGCGATTACGCCGAGGCGTCCAAGACATTCCAAAAAGTCATCAAGGGTTTTCCTCAGGAAACGGCATTAACGCGCGACAGCGAACTTAATTTGGCCCGGTGTTTATTTGCCCAAGGCGACACCAAAGAGGCGCTGATAAAATTTAAGATCGTCGCCTACAAATATCCGCAAACCGATTCAGCCCTAGAAGCCTTGCTGTGGCTCGGCGATTATTATTTAAAAGCTTCCGATCTCGATAATGCCGTTACTTACTACACGCAAATCCTAGAATCATTCCCGGGAAGCGAGAAAAACGCGCTCGCGCATTTTAGCCTAGGCCAAGCCTATCAAGCGCAGGGGCTTTTCGATAAAGCGCTCAACGAATATAAATTTTTAAAGGATTCTTCCGACCGCGAACTTTACGCGAAGGCGCAGCTTGCCATCGCCGATATTTTCGCCAAAGAAACAAATCCCGAAGCCGCGGTCAATTCCTATAATAAAGTCGCGGCCAATTGTCCGGAATTTAAGCGCAGTGCTTTTGTTAAGATCGCCGAGATCTATCAAAATAACCGCGACTACGACAATGCTTTGAAATCTTACCAAAGCGCTTTGGGTGCCGACATCGGATTAAGCAATATCACAAGCGTGGAGCTGCAATTTTCCATTGCCGACCTTTTAGAGACATTGAATAGATCCAATGAAGCCGTCGAGGCGTATTTTAAAGTTCCGTACCTTTACCCGAACGAAACACATTGGATCAGCAAAGCGCATTTACGCATCGCGCGCATTTTCGAAGATGATGAAGATTGGGAAAACGCGAAATTAATTTATAAAAAAATCGTGGACGCGGGAACCGATGAGGTCAAATTCGCCCAAGAGCGCATTGACTGGATCGACAGCATCATGGCAACAAAGCAGTAAGTGCCCACACAAGCAAAAGCTTAATTAAGGAGAATACCAATGATAATCTGGCAAATGAACGCTTGGCAATTGATCGTCGCCGGAGGCCCTATGATGGCGCCGATCTTTTTGTGTTCGGTTTTTGCCTTGGCCATCATCATTGAAAAATTGACCTATTTCTCCAACATTAATTCTAATATCACGACTTTACGCGATACGGTCTTTGAGTTGCTCAAGAAAAATGATATTAAAGAAGCGGTTACGCAATGCGACAACAGCCCTTCGCCGGCCGCGAAGATCTTTAAAGTCGGAATTCTGAAATTTGGCGCATCCCGCGAAGAACTTAGGGAAGTCATGCAAGATGCAAGTTTGTCCGAAATTCCAAAGCTTGAACAAAAGCTAGGGATCTTGGCTACCATCGCGCATATCGCGCCGCTTCTCGGGTTTTTAGGGACCGTGATCGGAATTGCAGGAAGTTTTTTTACCTTTCAATCACGCGCTTCAGCTCTAAATTCCATTAGCGCGAGCGATCTAGCCGCAGGCATTTGGCAAGCTCTTATCGCCACCGCCGCTGGACTTATCGTCGCTATTCCGGTCTATATTGCTTACAATTATTTGGTCAGCCGGGTTAATGGCATCATCAACGAAATGGAACACGGCGCCACAGAGCTCGTCAATCTTCTCTCGGACCTTTTGGAAGCGCAATCGGCCAAAAAGGGAGGGCATAAAGTTGAGATTTAAGCGGCAGGCTAAATTAGAGCACGGCTTAACGCTCATTGATGTTGCTCCGATGGTCAGCATCATTGTTCAACTTCTCGTTTTTTTTCTGCTTTTGTCGCCATTCGTTTTTCAGAATAGCATCCAAGTCGCACTTCCCAAAACAGTAACCAGCGATGTTATTAAAGAAGAAAACCTGATCATCCTTTTGAACAGTGAAAACGTCCTCTATCTTAATAGCGCCGTCACGACCATGAAAGAGCTTGAAGCGGCATTATCCGCGGCAGGCAATAAAACTCGCCCGGTTATTATCAAAGCTGACCGCCGAGCTTCGTTGGGGCGCATTATCGATATTTGGGATCTATGCCGAAAACTCGGCATTGAAAAGATCAATATCGCGACCGATCGGACACAATAACGATCTTCTCATCGATTTAATATGCCAAAATATTCTACCTTAAAAATTATCTTTATTTCCTTCGCGTGCCACGCCATTTTGCTTAGCTTTTTTACCTTCAAGCTTTCTCCTCCCGCAAGCACAAAGCCGGCCTTTGTTTTCCTGGGATCAATTTTGCACCGCGGAGACTTTGCGTTCGGGCCGCCCACAGCAAAGAATTCTTCCGCGGCCAATATTATTCCGGAAAATTTCAACTTTATTAAAAGCGCCCCGTCAGCGCCAAAAGCCACAATATCGGAAAAACCTCTTTATAGGCAGCCGGCCGCCAAAATAACACCAAAGCCGGCTGCCTATCAACCTCCCAAATCGACGGTCAAAAGCCAAACGCCACCTTCCAAGGCCCCCGAAGCCTTGCTCGAGCCGTTAAAACCGCTTAAACCTTACGAAAATGATCTCCCTTGATCTTTCTGCGGCTGTTGCCGCTTACCTTTTTTCCGTTATCTTGCTTGTTATCGGTATATGGATATTCTATAATTACAGTACCGAGAAAAAAGGGCAGGGAGACGCGCAATATCTTCAGCAATGCCCGTTTTGCACACATGTTTTCTTTGATTACGAGAATAGCAAAGTTAAAATCTGTCCGCGTTGCGAAAGCTACATCGCAGCCGAAGACACAGGAGCAGCTCGTGAAATATCCACTCAAAACAAAAAAAAATAACAAATCCGGCATTGTCCTCATTACGGTTGTTATTATCATTTTTACCCTCATGATCCTGGCCGTAGGCTTGCTAAGCACAAACACCAATCAAGCCTTAATGAGCCAACATCAAATCGACCGTATTAAAGCCGAACAGCTTGCCAAGGGCGCTTTTTGGTATAATTATCATAATTTAACTGCCTCGGCAGGCGCGCTACCGCCTCCTCCCACTGAAACAATGGATGGAAAAACCTATTCCATCACCCAGACTAACTCCGTAGGGACAGGCCCCAACGGTACGGATACTTTCAGCTTCCAAGTTTCTAACTAATTCCGCCTTACACAAAACAGCTAATTAATTTTATCTACCAGAAAGAATAACGGCGGAAAAATAAAAAAATTATCTGTTGACGCGGTAAGTCTATTATAGTCTAATGATATCTAGGGATATCTGAGGAATACTAAGGAATTTAACGTAAGTCCTTTATGAATCATCGGCAAAGGGGATCGTATCGTGACCAGCCTACTTGACGTCGAGGAACTCGCAAAATACCTAAAGCTCCAGAAGCAAACCATTTACAACTGGTTGAGCCAAAGGAAAATTTCCGGAATAAAGATCGGCGGGGTTTGGCGTTTTGACAAGCGCGAAGTTGACAAGTGGTTAAAAGCCCAATCACGAAAGGTCCGGCATGGCGAATAAGAAACAAGTCTGCATATTCTTCGGCCCCAATTCCTTATGTTTTGTGGAAACGCAAAAGAAGGCTATTACGAATTTCTTTGATGTTCCCCATAACCTGCTGGATAATACCCAAAACACCGCTTTACCCAACGACATCAAGCTTACCGCCATTATTCAAAAGTCCTTAAGAGACCGTAAAATTGACACCTCTGAGGTTTACATTTCGCTCGCAAACCAAGACATCATCTTAAGATCATTCTTTATCCCCTGGATGGCCGCTTCCGAAGTTAAAGGCGTTATTGATTTTGAGGCGCGCCGCTACATTCCATTCAAGCTTGAAGACATCGCTTACACTTACCATTCCGCGCCGATCATTGAAAAAAAGAGCAAGCGCCTGCGCATTTTATTTGTCGGCATTAAAAAAGACGTTTTAGACCGATACTGCTCCGTCCTGGAGCAGGCCGGGCTTAAAACGCTTCTGATCGAACCGGCATCGCTAAGCCTTTTGCGGTTATTATCGCTAAAAAAGCAAGTTAACCCTAATCAGAAAACAGCTATTGTCCAGATGAACAAAGCAGAGGGAACCATCATCATCGTTGATCATGGCATTCCTCAGTTTGTCCGGGATTTCCGGCTGTCCTCCGGGTCGCACGAGCTTACACAGCTCGACCCAACGCTTTTAGGCGAGCGGATCACCAGCGAGATCCGCATTTCCATTGAATACGACCGCCGTCAAAATGCCGGGAACGTTGAAAAAATATTGCTCGTTTCATCCTTTGAGTCAAAAGACTTCGTTCAGCGTTTATCCGAGGAACTTTCGATTGCCAATATTTCAACGATCAACGCGCGGCAATTGCTTGGCGTTGAAGAAGAGGTCAGCTCCGGCGTTCTCAACGCGCTGGGCGGCAGCTTAAAAGACGCTATTCCTTTTAACTTGAACATCAATCTGATCAAGTCACGCGCGAAGCCCGTTGAGCCGGAAAAAATATTTGAAGCGCCAAAACTTAATTATAATCTTACGATCAAAATTGCCGCCGCATGCGCTTGTTTAGTCATGGCGCTTTTCGGTTTTCAGCACCTAAAGATAGCTGACTACCAAAAAAAACTATCCGATCAAATGACCAGGCAGGGAGTTTACGAATCACTTTCCATTGTGGATATTGAAACGAAGCAAAAAGACCTGGATAAAAAAATCAAAGGTTACGCGAACATACGTTTAAAGAGCAATGTTTCTTTTTTCTTACAGCGCATCCCTCATCTTCTTCCGGAGGGCGCTTGGCTGTCGCGGCTTACCATTGATTTTACCAACGCGTCTGATCCGCGGACATTTTCTGGGCGAGCGCAAAAACCCGGCGATGAACCACTAATGAATTCCCGGACATCCCTGGACATGGACGGTTTTGTTTTTGCCCAAGATCCCAATCAGCAGATCAATCTCGTTAATAAACTGATCGCAAGTTTAAAAAATGATAAGCAATTTTCACAGCCCTTTGAGGCTATTTCATTAGTGAACGCACAAAAACAGGACTTGAAAGAGCACACGGTAACTTCTTTTAAGATCATTTGCCGGTAAAACATATGGACATACAAAACATAGGCCGAGAACTTTCGCAAATTGACATTGCCAAGATTGACGTTGGAAAACTCAGTCAATCGCTAAAGCAACGCAAAGATATCCTTTTAAACATCGCGATCGTTGTGGCCACATTCCTTCTGGCGGGAAATATTTTTGAAAATCTTAAAGTGCAGGAAGCTAAGCTTCGCTCCGACATCAGCGGCTTTGCGACAAAAAATGACGCGATCAAGAATTACGAGAAATCACGAAAGAACCTAGACGATCTTTTAGCGTCGTTTCCTTCGGGATTTTCTGACGCGGGGCAGATGATGGACAAAATTAATGAGTTTGCGATCCTTCATAGCATTCAGATCTCCTCATTTACGCCCAAAGACGGACAGCAAACAGATTTCTACGACACGGTCGGGATCCAGTTAAGCGCTTCAGCCGCATCCTATGAAAACATCGCGTTTTTTATTCGCGACATTGAGAATTCGCCCTACGGGCTGCGCATTGAACATTGGGCGACGGAACTTGATTCTCGCTACACAACGAACACCGGCGACAGCGAACCGGGATCAGTTAAGATCAGCATAACCATTGAATCCGTTAAATTAAGAAAATGAAAAAAATCTTACTTCCGATTTGTTTAGTTTTTCTTCTGGCTTCATCCGCCTCAGGCGAGGATGAGCAAATTCTGCCTATCGCCGATGACGCGCAGGCATTTTTAAATCCTTTTGTTCCCGCTTTGCCAAAACCAGCTGTTGTAGAGCCTGTCGCTGTTGACAGCCCCATCGCCATCGTCGAACCGCAAGAGCAATTCATAGCTCAACCCATGATGGAACTTCCTAATCTACTGATCAACGGGCTCATCTGGAATACTAATCGGCCTCAGGCGATCGTTAACAATAAGATCGTCGGGCTAGGTGATACGGTGGACGGTGTTGAGATCGTTGCCATTGACCGCTCAGGCATCGAGATAGTTTTTCAGCAGCGCCATTATGAAGTCGGCCCGGATTCTAGCCCAAAAGAAATAATTAAAGAACAGCTGTTCTAAAATTTTTGGAGTGATAAAATAGCAGTATATAAAAGAGAGGGGCTCATGATCACAAGAAAAAACGTATCTATTTTTTCATTCCTTGGTTTCCTGGGATTATTTCTTTTCTTTTCTTCCGGCGCATCCGCGCAGTCTTTATCTTTAGAAGACAGGTTTTTCTTAAACCCTCAAACCTCAAAAACAATTTCCATGGATTTTAAAGACGCGGCACTTAACGATGTCTTAAAAATATTTTCCCAACAATCGGGCTTGAATTTTATCGCCGAACAAGAAGTCATCGAAAAAAAGATCACCTTATTTTTAGACAAAGTTCCCGTTGAGCAAGCCTTAGAAAAGATCCTCAGCGCCAACAATCTGACCTACGAGATCCAGGCTGACAGCAATATTTTCATCGTTAAATCATTAGGGGCCCCGGTTAAAGAGCTAGTCACGCGGGTTTACTACCTAAAAAATGCGACGGTGCAATCATCGAAATTCAACGCAACCATAAACATCGAAGACGAAGAAGATAGCGAAGGCACCAGCAATCAAAACACAATGTTCGGCTCGACAGGCCAGGCCGAAAATGGCGTTGCGTCAGCCCTTAAAACGATCTTAAGCGAATCCGGAAAGATCGTTGAAGACCCTCGCACCAATAGCATTATTGTAACGGATATTCCCAGCCAATTTCCTTTGATTGAGCAAACGATCGCGCGCTTAGATGTTCCGGTGTCGCAAATCCTCATTGAAACAGAAATGCTCGATGTTTCCAAGGATAACGCGGATAAACTCGGTATTAAATTTGGCGATACACCTTTGACATTCACCGGCGGAGAACGTGACCACGTTTATCCGTGGAACCAAAATAACCTTTTGCGAAAAGGCTTTGCCTTTGAAGAAGCGGAATATCGGGTGGGGACAATAAGCGCGGCCGGGCTATCGGCAACGTTGCAATTTTTGCGTACGCAGACCGACACGAAAAATCTTGCCCGTCCAAGAATTTTAACGCTCAATAATCAAACGGCGCAAATTAAAATTTCGACAAATGAAGCCATCGGAGTTCAGACAGTCACAGACTCCGCGCAATCCAACGCAACGACAACCGTAGAAGCCGAACGTGTGCAAACCGGCGTTTTTTTAACCGTAACGCCGCAGGCCAATTTAACAACCCGCGAAATCACGATGGCGATCGCGCCGCGCGTTATTCAGGCGCGCTCCGGCGCGACATTCGAGGGAAAAACTTTTAAAGATCCGGAAGAGCGGGGAACAAAATCGATCTTGCGCGTTCAAGACGGCGACACAATTATCTTAGGCGGGCTTTTGCGAACAGACTTAACAAATACGACCACAAAAGTTCCGGTCTTGGGAGATATTCCTATTGTCGGCGCGGCTTTTCGCCATAAAGACAAAAGCGACATCGAACGAGAACTGATCATTTTTATTACGCCGCACATCGTCAGCGACGCAACAACCGCAAAACTCGCATTAACCACAAATCCTCAGGACATCGTGCGCGAACAAGATGTTCCCGAATCGCGTCGCCAGCAAATAACCGATACGCTAAAGCGGATAGAAAATCAAAGGTAAATCCACATGACCTATCGCAAGCTCGGCGAAATACTCGTCCAGCAAGGCTTAATTAGCGCTAATCAACTTGGCCAAGCGATCGCTGTTCAGAAAAAAGACGGCGGCCGCATTGGTGAAATTTTAGTTAAGCTTGGCATCATCAAAGAAGAAGAGATGGTTGCCGCCTTAGGTAAACAACTTCTTTTGCCCTACGCGTCGCGCAGTTCAGGGTTACTTCATCCGCAAAAAGAGCAGGGCTTGCAAGACCTCATTCCGAAGGAATTCGCTCAAAAAAATCTGGTCTTACCTTTATCACGCAACTTAAATTCCTTAACCTGCGCCGTCTTCGATCCTTTGGATCTGCTCATGATCGATAATTTACGCAAAATGACATCTTGCGAGATCAACCTTGTCATCGCCGGAAGAACCGACATCATCAAAGCCATTGATGATTTTTATAGCAGCTTGCCTGCGTCAACTTCACAAACATCGATGTTGGGGGAAGCGGTTCAAGATACCTATACGCCTAGCGCCCGGCAAACCAGCGAAGCGAATCAGATCCTTCCGTCGGATGATGAAGAAACAGAATTAAGCCTTGATAAATTGATCGCCCGCGCCGAAGAAGCCCCTGTCGTTAAGCTTGTTGACCTTATTATCCGTCAAGCTATTGATGAGCGCGCCAGTGATATTCATATTGAACCGTATAAAGACAAGATCAATTTGCGCTATCGCATTGACGGCATCCTTTATGAAATTCCGCCGCCGGCGAGGCATTTACATCTTCCCATTATTTCCCGTATTAAAATTTTAGCGAAACTTGATATCGCCGAAAAAAGGCTTCCGCAAGACGGAGCGATCGTCGTTAAGCTTGAAGATCGTGTGGTTGACTTAAGAATTTCTACCATCCCCACCATCTGGGGCGAAAAAATCGTCATGCGAATTTTAGATAAAAACGCTGTTCCGCTCGATCTCTCTTATTTAGGGTTTGAACAAAAACAACTGGACCTGATCCGTAAAGCCATTCATTCACCTTATGGCTTAGTTTTTGTCACCGGGCCGACGGGAAGCGGGAAGTCAACATCGCTTTACGCCGCGCTTCGCGAATGTGCGGACCCTAAGAAAAATATCATTACCGTTGAAGACCCCGTGGAATTTCGCCTCGACGGGATCAATCAAGTCAATGTCAAGCCGGATATCGGATTAACATTTGCTTCAGCCCTTAGAGCATTTCTACGCCAAGACCCGGATGTTATGATGGTGGGAGAAGTCCGCGATCTTGAAACCGCACAAATTTGCGTCCGAGCCGCTTTAACCGGACATTTTGTTTTAAGCACGCTTCATACCAACGATTCCGCATCCGCCGTCACAAGGCTTTTAGATATTGGTATTGAGCCATATTTGCTTATGCCTTCGCTTATTTTAGTCATCGCCCAAAGATTAGGCCGAAAACTTTGCCCCA
Coding sequences:
- a CDS encoding tetratricopeptide repeat protein, which gives rise to MKLRKFFIFIALICVFSAATFAYGENESNELLMVAQKAFDDGFYDVAIRYAEQFLEKYPQDTKRTQVRLLLGQCHFFKSQYLKAFEVFQGLLQTVEMKDTTLYWLGETYLKGSDYDQAIAQYQQIISSYPESLYFAQAHYSLAWALFEKKDYAKAKEAFGVFLQKFPTNELSEDALFKLGECSYNERAYEEVIKQFQDYVIKFQNSKRHDQAYFYVGESYFYLDKLIDAIGYYSKAVDIASSDKIRLMSKISIAWSYLKLSEFEKSAQFFDEAQKLSAEKNLPSDEIYLGQANLYLEMKDYPKALAAYDELLKRSPQTTRLAEIYLGKANVYYLTEDYEKALNSYNLILTQFAQNPDASELLEKARFGLGWTYLKMDETDLAIKNFNDIIDQSGSKITKVSALTQIGDIYQDIGKIDDAIITYDKVLTEFPNSLYTDYVQYRQGIALLKQNKTEAATIAFQSLQTNFPQSKYLSDVKYYLGVAYFKKGDWANAKDHFITFIDELPKTNEFQGDAHYLLALSYFNLSDYAEASKTFQKVIKGFPQETALTRDSELNLARCLFAQGDTKEALIKFKIVAYKYPQTDSALEALLWLGDYYLKASDLDNAVTYYTQILESFPGSEKNALAHFSLGQAYQAQGLFDKALNEYKFLKDSSDRELYAKAQLAIADIFAKETNPEAAVNSYNKVAANCPEFKRSAFVKIAEIYQNNRDYDNALKSYQSALGADIGLSNITSVELQFSIADLLETLNRSNEAVEAYFKVPYLYPNETHWISKAHLRIARIFEDDEDWENAKLIYKKIVDAGTDEVKFAQERIDWIDSIMATKQ
- a CDS encoding MotA/TolQ/ExbB proton channel family protein, which codes for MIIWQMNAWQLIVAGGPMMAPIFLCSVFALAIIIEKLTYFSNINSNITTLRDTVFELLKKNDIKEAVTQCDNSPSPAAKIFKVGILKFGASREELREVMQDASLSEIPKLEQKLGILATIAHIAPLLGFLGTVIGIAGSFFTFQSRASALNSISASDLAAGIWQALIATAAGLIVAIPVYIAYNYLVSRVNGIINEMEHGATELVNLLSDLLEAQSAKKGGHKVEI
- a CDS encoding biopolymer transporter ExbD; the encoded protein is MRFKRQAKLEHGLTLIDVAPMVSIIVQLLVFFLLLSPFVFQNSIQVALPKTVTSDVIKEENLIILLNSENVLYLNSAVTTMKELEAALSAAGNKTRPVIIKADRRASLGRIIDIWDLCRKLGIEKINIATDRTQ
- a CDS encoding helix-turn-helix domain-containing protein, translated to MTSLLDVEELAKYLKLQKQTIYNWLSQRKISGIKIGGVWRFDKREVDKWLKAQSRKVRHGE
- the pilM gene encoding pilus assembly protein PilM — translated: MANKKQVCIFFGPNSLCFVETQKKAITNFFDVPHNLLDNTQNTALPNDIKLTAIIQKSLRDRKIDTSEVYISLANQDIILRSFFIPWMAASEVKGVIDFEARRYIPFKLEDIAYTYHSAPIIEKKSKRLRILFVGIKKDVLDRYCSVLEQAGLKTLLIEPASLSLLRLLSLKKQVNPNQKTAIVQMNKAEGTIIIVDHGIPQFVRDFRLSSGSHELTQLDPTLLGERITSEIRISIEYDRRQNAGNVEKILLVSSFESKDFVQRLSEELSIANISTINARQLLGVEEEVSSGVLNALGGSLKDAIPFNLNINLIKSRAKPVEPEKIFEAPKLNYNLTIKIAAACACLVMALFGFQHLKIADYQKKLSDQMTRQGVYESLSIVDIETKQKDLDKKIKGYANIRLKSNVSFFLQRIPHLLPEGAWLSRLTIDFTNASDPRTFSGRAQKPGDEPLMNSRTSLDMDGFVFAQDPNQQINLVNKLIASLKNDKQFSQPFEAISLVNAQKQDLKEHTVTSFKIICR
- the pilO gene encoding type 4a pilus biogenesis protein PilO; translation: MDIQNIGRELSQIDIAKIDVGKLSQSLKQRKDILLNIAIVVATFLLAGNIFENLKVQEAKLRSDISGFATKNDAIKNYEKSRKNLDDLLASFPSGFSDAGQMMDKINEFAILHSIQISSFTPKDGQQTDFYDTVGIQLSASAASYENIAFFIRDIENSPYGLRIEHWATELDSRYTTNTGDSEPGSVKISITIESVKLRK
- a CDS encoding secretin N-terminal domain-containing protein, yielding MITRKNVSIFSFLGFLGLFLFFSSGASAQSLSLEDRFFLNPQTSKTISMDFKDAALNDVLKIFSQQSGLNFIAEQEVIEKKITLFLDKVPVEQALEKILSANNLTYEIQADSNIFIVKSLGAPVKELVTRVYYLKNATVQSSKFNATINIEDEEDSEGTSNQNTMFGSTGQAENGVASALKTILSESGKIVEDPRTNSIIVTDIPSQFPLIEQTIARLDVPVSQILIETEMLDVSKDNADKLGIKFGDTPLTFTGGERDHVYPWNQNNLLRKGFAFEEAEYRVGTISAAGLSATLQFLRTQTDTKNLARPRILTLNNQTAQIKISTNEAIGVQTVTDSAQSNATTTVEAERVQTGVFLTVTPQANLTTREITMAIAPRVIQARSGATFEGKTFKDPEERGTKSILRVQDGDTIILGGLLRTDLTNTTTKVPVLGDIPIVGAAFRHKDKSDIERELIIFITPHIVSDATTAKLALTTNPQDIVREQDVPESRRQQITDTLKRIENQR
- a CDS encoding ATPase, T2SS/T4P/T4SS family encodes the protein MTYRKLGEILVQQGLISANQLGQAIAVQKKDGGRIGEILVKLGIIKEEEMVAALGKQLLLPYASRSSGLLHPQKEQGLQDLIPKEFAQKNLVLPLSRNLNSLTCAVFDPLDLLMIDNLRKMTSCEINLVIAGRTDIIKAIDDFYSSLPASTSQTSMLGEAVQDTYTPSARQTSEANQILPSDDEETELSLDKLIARAEEAPVVKLVDLIIRQAIDERASDIHIEPYKDKINLRYRIDGILYEIPPPARHLHLPIISRIKILAKLDIAEKRLPQDGAIVVKLEDRVVDLRISTIPTIWGEKIVMRILDKNAVPLDLSYLGFEQKQLDLIRKAIHSPYGLVFVTGPTGSGKSTSLYAALRECADPKKNIITVEDPVEFRLDGINQVNVKPDIGLTFASALRAFLRQDPDVMMVGEVRDLETAQICVRAALTGHFVLSTLHTNDSASAVTRLLDIGIEPYLLMPSLILVIAQRLGRKLCPKCKEAYEPTPEQLGGIKIKADLIYRAKGCEECNQTGYKGRIALGEIMPIDEEIRKLIAGHASYMQIKDVARKNGMDTLFESGIKKVEAGLTSLEEILSVALS